The segment TAACCACCGTCTCACGCGCCTTGAAGGATGCCCCTGACATCGGCGCCGAGACCAAGGAGCGGGTGCGCATGGTCGCCCGTCAATTGGGGTATCAACCCAATCGCGCCGGCGTGCGCCTCAGGACAGGGAAGACCAACGTCATCGCCCTGGTACTCAGCATCGACGAAGAAATCATGGGCTTCACAAGTCAGATGGTCTTCGGCATCTCCGAGGTTCTCGCCGGTACGCAATATCATCTCGTCATCACGCCGCACTCGCACAGCAAGGATCCGCTGGTCCCCGTGCGCTATATTCTGGACACCGGCTCGGCCGATGGCGTCATCATATCGCGCACGGAGCCGGACGATCCGCGTGTGGAGCTCATGCATGAGCGTGGCTTACCTTTCGCCACGCACGGGCGCACGAATATGGGAATCTCCCATCCTTTTCACGACTTCGACAACGAAGCTTTCGCGCGCGAAGCGGTGCGCGCCCTGGTCGCCAAGGGACGGCGGCGCATCGCGCTTTTGCAGCCGCCGGCCAAACTCACCTATTACCTGCACACCCAGATCGGCTTTCAAACGGGACTGCGCGAATGCGACGCCCAGGAGGTTCCACTCAGGGCGAGCACGGATACAGCGCTTGCCGAAATCAAGGATACGGTCGAGGAGCTTATGCGTTCCCCGCATGCGCCTGATGGCTTCGTCTGTTCAAGCAGCGCCGGCGCTATCGCCGTCAATGCCGGCCTCGAAGCAGCAGGTTTCCGTCTCGGCCACGATATCGATATGGTTGCCAAGCAATCGACTGATGTGCTGAGCTGGATACGCCCGGAAATCATCTCGATCCTCGAAGACTTTCGCCAAGCCGGTCGGGAACTGGGCAAGGCGGTCATTGCGCGCATAGACGGCGTCGAGCCCGAATTGCTGCAAAGCATCAGCCCGCCCGTCTGGCCAAAGAGCTGACCTGCAAGAAGTTGACTTCAAAGAAAAGGCCCACCGGCATGTCCGGCGGGCCTCTCGTCTCTTCGATCCGAAAGCGTCGGTCAGCCGTTCTCGCCGCTGCCCCAGGGACCGTGATGGATGTCCTTGCCATCGACGCGGTCGAAACCATGGGCACCGAAGAAGTCGCGCTGCGCCTGAATGAGGTTCGCGGTGCCGCGGGCTTGGCGATAGGCGTCGAAATAGGTCAGCGCCGAAGCAAGCGCCGGAACCGGCAGACCGGAAGCCGTGGCCGCCGAAACAATACGGCGCAGCGACGGGATCGATTCCTTGACCATGGCGGCGAAGGCCGGCGTGACGATGAGGTTGGCGGCATCCGGGGTCTTGGTGAAGGCGCTGGTGATTTCATCGAGGAACTGCGAGCGGATGATGCAGCCCGCGCGCCAGATCTTGGCGATGACCGGCATCGGCAGCGACCAGTTGAACTCCTTCGAGGCTTCCGCCATCACAGCAAAGCCCTGTGCATAGGCACCGATCTTGGCGGCAAAGAGCGCGAGCTCCAGATCCTTCAGCAGATCGGGACCAAAGCCGAGCGGGAACTTGTAATCCGGCGTGCCGAAAATCTCCTGGGCGGCTTCGCGCTGCCCCTTGATGGCCGACAGGCTGCGGGCTGCGACGGCTGCTTCGATAGCGGTTGCCGGGATGCCCATGTTCTGAGCCTCGATGGCAGACCACTTGCCGGTGCCTTTCTGGCCGGCCTTGTCGAGAATGACATCAGGCATGGCGCTGCCGGTCGCCGGATCCTTGGCGGCCAGAACCTTTTCGGTGATCTCGATCAGGTAGGAGTTCAGCCGGCCCTTGTTCCATTCACCGAAGATGCTGCTGATCTCGGCGGCACTCTTACCGAGGCCGTCGCGCAGGATGCCGTAGATCTCGGCGATCATCTGCATGTCGGCATATTCGATGCCGTTATGAATGGTCTTGACGAAATGACCGGCACCGTCATTGCCGAGCCAGGCGACGCACGGATCGTCCTTGTACTTGGCGGCAATCGAGGTCAGCACCTTCTCGACGCGCTTGTAGGACTCTTCGGTGCCGCCGACCATGATCGACGGGCCATGGCGCGCGCCTTCCTCACCACCCGACACACCCATGCCGATGAAGGTCAGGCCGGTATCCTTCAGACGGTCGAAACGCGAAATCGTGTCGCGGAAATTGGCGTTACCGGCGTCGATCATGATGTCGCCCTTATCGAGATGCGGCTGCAACGCCGCCATCTGCTGGTCGACCGGATCGCCGGCCTTGATCATGATGATGATCGGCCGCGGCGGACGGATTGCTTCGACGAACTCTTCGATCGTCTTGCAGGGAATGATCTTGTCTTTCAGCGCACCGGCGTTCGCATAGAACTCATCCGTCACCTGCGGCGTGCGGTTGAACACCGCGATTTTATTGCCCTTTTCGGCAATGTTGAGCGCCAGATTCGATCCCATGACAGCAAGACCGATCAGTCCGATTTCTGCCTTTTCCACGACAATCCTCCAATGAGCTGCGTACTGCGCTGCACGGCCTTGGGACGGACAAAGAACGCAGTAACACTTTGAAATGACACATAACCCGAAAACCGACTCCGAGTTTCGGGCTCTGCGTTAGACCGATGTTGTTGCACTCCGGGCGTGAAACGGCAAGCCTTTGCCAGCCTCGAATCGTCTCCATTGCAGGACCGTGCAAGAATGCCCCAGGATTCTTCAAGCACCCGGCCTTTCCGTTAAGCCGGTCCGGACCCAATTCGGTAGTTCATCAAACACAAATATACAGGAGGAGGCATCCATGTCGACCATGACCGCAAAGATCGTTCATATCTCCATCGATCGCCCGTGGAAGGAAGTCTACGGCTTTGCGGGCCGTCCGGAGAACATGCCGCTCTGGGCCTCCGGGCTAGCATCGGGTTTGGAGCAGGATGGCGAGGATTGGATTGCCAAGGGCATTCTCGGCACCGTCCACGTCAGCTTCACACCCCGCAACGACTTCGGCGTCATTGATCACACGGTAATGGTCGAATCCGGCTTGAAGGTCCATAATGCGCTTCGGGTCGTACCGAATGGCGACGGCTGCGAGGTCATGTTCACGCTACTGAAGCTGCCCGGCACGACCGACGAGCAATTCGCCGCGGACGCGGCACATGTGCTGAAGGATCTCAGCACATTGAAGTCCCTGATGGAGCGATAAGATATCGCTAAAGCGATCGCAGCGTCCAATCGACGATTTCCGCCGTCACGCCTGCAAAGGCCGTGTCGAGCCCCTTGACGAAATCGACGTTGCTGCCGCCGCTGAGCGGCACAACCTTGCGAAAGACGCTCTGCACTTTGATCGTGCCCGCGCGGTCATTGAGGATTTTCACCGAAATTTCAACAGTGGCGGACCTTGCCGCCGCATCGATCTCAAAGGTTCGGATTTCGGTGACGATCTGATAATCGATCGCAAGCCCCTGCCCCGGCACACCGACACCGCCGAGCTTGCCGGTGTTTTCAAAGGCCTCGACCAACTTCGATTGTACTATCCGGCTCAGCTTGTCGCTCCACTGCGACTTGCCGAGATATTGAATCTCCCGGGGCGAAACGCGGATGACGATCTGGTTGCTGTCGAGCGGCTGCAGCGCCGTCGGCAGCGGGATCAGGATTTGCCGGCGCTTCGCCGACGGGCCGCTCGCCTTCACCGAGGCAGTAAGATCATATGTGTCGTTGACAGCGGCTGAACCGCAGCCGCTAAGCAAGGCTGCAAACAGTGGCAGAACGATCGCTGCCTTTCGATACGCCTGATAACGCCCACCCGAAACGCAGCCAACCATAGTCCGCCTATCCCTTGCAGCCCCAAAATTGCTTTTCATCAACGCCTCGCCCGACCGTCATATTGCTTGACGGTATCGCCGCCGAAAATCAGGCGCTGCGGATTGCGGTCGAAGTTAGTAATAGTGTTGTTGAGATTATTAACCGTGCCTCTCATGTCATTGACGAGAGTCTGTACATCGCGCAGACCGCCACTCGAAAACTTCTGCAGGTTGTCGGCGATCGGCCCGATCCGGGCATTGAGATTGTCCGCCATCGTCTTGAAGGATTGGAGCGTATCCCTGGCTTCTGCAAACAGCGACTTCGTGTCGCCGGAGCCAAGCAGCGAGTCGAGCTTGGTGAGAATGCCGTCGACCTTGTTGGAGGCGGAGTTCAACTTGCTGGAAATATCCCTGGCATTGGCGATCGTCTGATCGATATCCTGTTTGCGGGCCGCAACCGAATTGGCAACATCGCGGATGGATATGACGGCCGTCCTGGCATCCTTGGTCACCTCGGCGATATCGTCCATCGAACCCTTCACCTTGTTGGGATCGATCTGCGCCACGATCGCATCGACACGGTCCAGGGTCTTTTGCGCATTTTGGCCGAAGGTGGTATAGGTATCGGCAGTCCGCTTGAAGGAGGCGATCGTCGCCTTCAGATCGGTCGTAGCGTCAGCCACATTGGCGGTGATTTTGTCGGCATTGCTGACGACATCGTTGATCTTGTTGGCATCGACGGCGCGCACCAGCTTCTCGACCGCATCCAGCGTCGAGTCGATGCGTGGCGCCACGCTCTTGATGGTATCGGAGAGCTGTCCGACGCTGGCGAGGAACTTGTCGATGTTGTCGGAATTGTCAGCCAGCGCCTTGGAAAACTTCTGAGCGTTGCGCACGGTATCGGTCAGCGGCCCGCGGGAATCCGTGATAAAGCCCTGGATGTCGCCGATCGTGTCGTTGGCGCGGTTCAGGATTTTGTCGGCGGTGGTAAGCAGGTTTGTCACGCTCGACTGATCGGCGAGCAATACCGCACGCTTGCCGGTTTCGATCGACCGCTTGAGAATGTTCTCGTCACCGTTGCGGCCGCCGGAAAGCTCGATATAGGCGGCACCCGTCAGGCCCTGGATTTCCAGGATGGCCTTGGTGGACGTATAGACCGGCGCATCGGCGCGCACCTCGGTAAAGGCCAGCGAATAGTTCGGATCATCGGCATCGATCGAAAGCCCCTGTACCGACCCGACCTGAATGCCGTTGAAGCGAACAGGCGAGCCGACGCTGAGGCCATTTGCCGAACCGGGGATGCGAACGACCAGCTCGGCCATTGGACCGCCGCGGCCATATTCCGCCATCCAATAGACAAAGCCGAAGGCGGCCGCGATGACCAGCAGCGTGAAGAACCCGACGATCGTATAATTGGCTTTGGTTTCCATAGTTCCAGTCACTTCTCGCGGCTGTCGGCGTCAGCGCCGTTGTCGTCGTTGCGATGCCCGATGCCCTCCCGCGGCACGATTGATCGCGCACGTTTGCCTCGGAAATAGGACTGCACCCAAGGGTCGTCGCAGGCCAGCATGTCTTCAACCGTTCCCTCCACCAATACCCGCTTCTGTCCAAGAACGGCAATACGGTCGCAGACGGAAAAGAGGCTGTCGAGGTCGTGAGTCACCATATAGACGGTCAGACCGAGCGTGTCGCGCAACTTGGCAATCAGCTCGTCGAATTCCGCCGCGCCGATCGGATCGAGGCCGGAGGTCGGCTCGTCCAGAAAAACGAGGTCCGGATCGAGCGCCAAAGCCCGGGCAAGGGCGGCGCGCTTGATCATGCCGCCGGAAAGCTCGGACGGATATTTGTCGGCGGCATCGGCGGCCAGGCCAACCATGCGGATCTTCAGATGCGCCAACTCATCCATCAGGGCTTGCGGCAGATCGAGATATTCCCGCATCGGCACCTGGATGTTTTCCTTTACCGTCAGAGAGGAAAACAGTGCGCCTTGCTGGAACAGCACGCCCAGACGCATATCCAGCCTGTTGCGCTCCGGCTCGGAGAGCTTGTCATAGTCTTCGCCAAGGATCTCGATCTTGCCGGAACGGCGCGGCAACAGCCGCAACACCGTGCGCAGCAACACCGACTTGCCCGCGCCGGAAGCGCCGACGAAACCGAGGATCTCGCCGCGATAGATATTGAGGTTCAATTTATCGAGCACCACTTTCGATCCGAAAGCGACGGTGACATCTCGCGCCGACAGCACGACATCTTTACCTTGCTCATCCTTATCCATCGGGATTTCCGAGTGAAGCGCGCTCATCCTTGCCAGCCCTCAGAAATCGATCGCTGCGTAGAACATGGCAAACAGCCCGTCCATCAGGATCACCACGAAAATCGATTTCACAACGGACTGGGTCACATGCTGGCCGAGCGATTCGGCGCTGCCACCGACCTTCAGCCCTTCGACCGCAGCGACGATGCCGATGACCAGCGCCATGAACGGTGCCTTGATCATGCCCGAGATGACGGTGGAGAGGCTGATCGCTTCGTGCAGGCGCGAAACGAAAGTGGCGAAGGTAATGCCCGAATAGGCCCAGGCGACCACCGCCGCGCCGCCGAGCGAGGCGAAATTGGCAATGATGGTCAACAGTGGCAACGCGACGGTCAATGCCACCAGCCGGGGAAAGATCAGAACGCCGACCGGGTTCAGACCCATGACCTTCAGAGCGTCGACTTCTTCGCGCATTTTCATCGAGCCGATTTCGGCGGTAATGGCGCTGCCTGAACGGCCGGCGATCATGATTGCGGTCAGCAGCACGCCGATTTCACGCAATTGCAGGATACCGACGAGATCGACCACGAAGATTTCGGCGCCGAAATATCGGAGCTGGAATGCGCCCTGCTGTGCAATGATTGCACCGATCAGAAAGGACATCAGCAAGATGATCGGCACGGCGCGCACGGCCATATGGTCGATCTGATTGACGATCGAAGCCGGCGAAACACCGCTGCCGCGCCCGAACTTGAGCTGCGCGCCCCGCACCGCGGAACCGAGAATGTACATGGCCGCGACGAGATTGCCCCAGATGTCGTAAACGCTTTCGCCGATCGGCGCAAAAATCCGTTCCGCCAAGGACACCTTTGGCCTGGGCTCCGCGATCTCCTTGTCCGCGTCTTCGGTAAAGGCCGTAAGCAGCTCATCGATATGGGGATTGGAGCCGTCGATCCTGACGCTGGTACCATGGGCCTCCTGGCTCTCCTTCAAGCGACGGATGAGCAGCGCCCCGGCGGTATCGACATCGGAAAGATTGGAAAGATCGATCACCACATGATCGTCGCCGCGCCGTTTCGTAAGCTGATCGATCTGCCGCAGCACGCCATGCACATTGGCGCTCCGCCAATTGCCTTCCAGCCGATAGCGATGCCCGTTGCCATCGGGCTCGTCATCGATCCTCGGTGCATCGGGTTTCTGTTCGGCTGCTTTCAAACTCATGCGTCTTTCAGGTCTTGGGTCACAATCGCCGACTCAGGAATCTTAGCTCGACGCCAATGGTTAATATCCGAGTGCATAGGCGATTTCCATGCCGCGCCGATGTCAAAATATGCCATAGCATTTTGGTATCCAAATGAATTCGTTTCGCGCGCCTTCAAGAGACCTCGCCCGCCCTTTCGCCAAACCCGGAACTGCGGGGTTGAAGATTGCGGGCAAGCATCACCATAGCGAGGCCGAAAGCGGCGACACCGGCCATGACATAATAGCTGGAAACACCAAGCCACGCGTAGAGATAGCCGGACGCCAGGGTCATAAGCCCGAGGAACATGCCATTATAAAAGAAATAGGAACCCTGGGCCGAAGCCTCCTGGGTTTCCTGCACCGAGGCGACGATGCGGCGCTGAATGCCGGTATGGACGCAGGCATAGGTGCAGGAATGAAAACATTGCAGCACGAAATAACCGGCGAAACCGAGATTGATCGGAAATAATATCCACCGAAGGATACATATGCTCGAGCCGAAGAAAATCAGCGTCCAGGCGCTGAACCGACGGCTCAGCATCTTCGACAGGAAGAAAACCATGACTTCCGCCGCTACCCCTATGCTCCAGAGGACCGCGATCTGCGTGCCGGAAAAACCGAGCGTCCGCCAATAGATCGAGGCGAACGTGTAGAGCGCGGCATGGCTCGACTGCTGCACCGACACGCCGATCATGGTGATCAACAATTGCGGTGAGCGCAGCCCGCCGCCGGTCGGCGCCTGCAGATTAATCGGCTGATTGCGCCGGCGTGTCGGCCCGATGCGCGGACAGAAGAAGGCCATCATCGTCGTCAGGAAAAAGCCGCCGACCATGGTGGGGAGAACCATGGTGCCGCCCCACTTCTGGATCATCTGACCGCCGATAAGGGTCGAAAAGATGAAAGCGATCGATCCCCAGACGCGCATCGAGCCGTAGTCGAACCCCCAGCGCCGCACGCCGGAAACGGCGATCGATTCCACGACAGGTAAGTAAGGCGCATATGTCGCCCCCTGAATGGCGTAGACCAGCAGAACCGGCCAGAAATCGCTCGTCCAGTAAAGCGCGATCGCCGTCAGTAGCGACAGTGCACCCGACCAGAACAACACATTCGCACGTTCCTCCACGCGATCGGCAAGCATGCCGACAATCGGCAC is part of the Rhizobium sp. CB3090 genome and harbors:
- a CDS encoding LacI family transcriptional regulator; the protein is MDSKKISSGGTTQSAHERPTLKTIAFMTGLGITTVSRALKDAPDIGAETKERVRMVARQLGYQPNRAGVRLRTGKTNVIALVLSIDEEIMGFTSQMVFGISEVLAGTQYHLVITPHSHSKDPLVPVRYILDTGSADGVIISRTEPDDPRVELMHERGLPFATHGRTNMGISHPFHDFDNEAFAREAVRALVAKGRRRIALLQPPAKLTYYLHTQIGFQTGLRECDAQEVPLRASTDTALAEIKDTVEELMRSPHAPDGFVCSSSAGAIAVNAGLEAAGFRLGHDIDMVAKQSTDVLSWIRPEIISILEDFRQAGRELGKAVIARIDGVEPELLQSISPPVWPKS
- the gndA gene encoding NADP-dependent phosphogluconate dehydrogenase codes for the protein MEKAEIGLIGLAVMGSNLALNIAEKGNKIAVFNRTPQVTDEFYANAGALKDKIIPCKTIEEFVEAIRPPRPIIIMIKAGDPVDQQMAALQPHLDKGDIMIDAGNANFRDTISRFDRLKDTGLTFIGMGVSGGEEGARHGPSIMVGGTEESYKRVEKVLTSIAAKYKDDPCVAWLGNDGAGHFVKTIHNGIEYADMQMIAEIYGILRDGLGKSAAEISSIFGEWNKGRLNSYLIEITEKVLAAKDPATGSAMPDVILDKAGQKGTGKWSAIEAQNMGIPATAIEAAVAARSLSAIKGQREAAQEIFGTPDYKFPLGFGPDLLKDLELALFAAKIGAYAQGFAVMAEASKEFNWSLPMPVIAKIWRAGCIIRSQFLDEITSAFTKTPDAANLIVTPAFAAMVKESIPSLRRIVSAATASGLPVPALASALTYFDAYRQARGTANLIQAQRDFFGAHGFDRVDGKDIHHGPWGSGENG
- a CDS encoding SRPBCC family protein translates to MSTMTAKIVHISIDRPWKEVYGFAGRPENMPLWASGLASGLEQDGEDWIAKGILGTVHVSFTPRNDFGVIDHTVMVESGLKVHNALRVVPNGDGCEVMFTLLKLPGTTDEQFAADAAHVLKDLSTLKSLMER
- a CDS encoding ABC-type transport auxiliary lipoprotein family protein, which produces MVGCVSGGRYQAYRKAAIVLPLFAALLSGCGSAAVNDTYDLTASVKASGPSAKRRQILIPLPTALQPLDSNQIVIRVSPREIQYLGKSQWSDKLSRIVQSKLVEAFENTGKLGGVGVPGQGLAIDYQIVTEIRTFEIDAAARSATVEISVKILNDRAGTIKVQSVFRKVVPLSGGSNVDFVKGLDTAFAGVTAEIVDWTLRSL
- a CDS encoding MlaD family protein: METKANYTIVGFFTLLVIAAAFGFVYWMAEYGRGGPMAELVVRIPGSANGLSVGSPVRFNGIQVGSVQGLSIDADDPNYSLAFTEVRADAPVYTSTKAILEIQGLTGAAYIELSGGRNGDENILKRSIETGKRAVLLADQSSVTNLLTTADKILNRANDTIGDIQGFITDSRGPLTDTVRNAQKFSKALADNSDNIDKFLASVGQLSDTIKSVAPRIDSTLDAVEKLVRAVDANKINDVVSNADKITANVADATTDLKATIASFKRTADTYTTFGQNAQKTLDRVDAIVAQIDPNKVKGSMDDIAEVTKDARTAVISIRDVANSVAARKQDIDQTIANARDISSKLNSASNKVDGILTKLDSLLGSGDTKSLFAEARDTLQSFKTMADNLNARIGPIADNLQKFSSGGLRDVQTLVNDMRGTVNNLNNTITNFDRNPQRLIFGGDTVKQYDGRARR
- a CDS encoding ATP-binding cassette domain-containing protein, yielding MSALHSEIPMDKDEQGKDVVLSARDVTVAFGSKVVLDKLNLNIYRGEILGFVGASGAGKSVLLRTVLRLLPRRSGKIEILGEDYDKLSEPERNRLDMRLGVLFQQGALFSSLTVKENIQVPMREYLDLPQALMDELAHLKIRMVGLAADAADKYPSELSGGMIKRAALARALALDPDLVFLDEPTSGLDPIGAAEFDELIAKLRDTLGLTVYMVTHDLDSLFSVCDRIAVLGQKRVLVEGTVEDMLACDDPWVQSYFRGKRARSIVPREGIGHRNDDNGADADSREK
- a CDS encoding MlaE family lipid ABC transporter permease subunit — translated: MSLKAAEQKPDAPRIDDEPDGNGHRYRLEGNWRSANVHGVLRQIDQLTKRRGDDHVVIDLSNLSDVDTAGALLIRRLKESQEAHGTSVRIDGSNPHIDELLTAFTEDADKEIAEPRPKVSLAERIFAPIGESVYDIWGNLVAAMYILGSAVRGAQLKFGRGSGVSPASIVNQIDHMAVRAVPIILLMSFLIGAIIAQQGAFQLRYFGAEIFVVDLVGILQLREIGVLLTAIMIAGRSGSAITAEIGSMKMREEVDALKVMGLNPVGVLIFPRLVALTVALPLLTIIANFASLGGAAVVAWAYSGITFATFVSRLHEAISLSTVISGMIKAPFMALVIGIVAAVEGLKVGGSAESLGQHVTQSVVKSIFVVILMDGLFAMFYAAIDF
- a CDS encoding MFS transporter, with the protein product MIPATKSLQGEGAPPHFRLRTALSYCAPLFVNGIALPFFPVWLTGLNFGDREIGLILAVPMVVRVLVVPIVGMLADRVEERANVLFWSGALSLLTAIALYWTSDFWPVLLVYAIQGATYAPYLPVVESIAVSGVRRWGFDYGSMRVWGSIAFIFSTLIGGQMIQKWGGTMVLPTMVGGFFLTTMMAFFCPRIGPTRRRNQPINLQAPTGGGLRSPQLLITMIGVSVQQSSHAALYTFASIYWRTLGFSGTQIAVLWSIGVAAEVMVFFLSKMLSRRFSAWTLIFFGSSICILRWILFPINLGFAGYFVLQCFHSCTYACVHTGIQRRIVASVQETQEASAQGSYFFYNGMFLGLMTLASGYLYAWLGVSSYYVMAGVAAFGLAMVMLARNLQPRSSGFGERAGEVS